One genomic region from Halosolutus amylolyticus encodes:
- a CDS encoding AI-2E family transporter: protein MTKKSEPPQQSSHSNALTIFAVVSTALAVLLVFTYLQYVLLAIVLAYVLTPVQRRLEQWLSSATAAVATIAMSIVVFFIPVVYVLAIAFQQGLALFTAIQEGAFRPGRIEDRFETIGFVVDLDLLYATYQDPITQTAQRLATGTLSVIGGLPGVLIGLTVTGFVLFALLRDGDRFVAWLESVVPVDDRVQRELFVELDHLMWASVVGNVAVAGIQAVLLGIGLALVGMSGVVFLTVATFVLTLLPLIGAFGVWVPVSVYLLLVGRPVAASAILVYGSIISVSDIYLRPVIIGRSGAINAATIVVGIFGGLVVFGAIGLFIGPVVLGGAKIILDLFARENAQPVAD, encoded by the coding sequence ATGACTAAGAAGAGCGAGCCGCCACAGCAGTCTTCGCACAGTAATGCACTAACGATCTTCGCAGTGGTAAGCACGGCGCTCGCCGTACTGCTCGTCTTCACATACTTGCAATACGTCTTGCTCGCGATCGTGCTCGCATACGTTCTCACACCCGTACAACGGAGACTCGAGCAATGGCTGAGCTCGGCGACGGCAGCGGTCGCCACCATCGCGATGTCGATAGTCGTATTTTTCATTCCGGTCGTATACGTCCTCGCTATCGCTTTTCAGCAGGGCCTGGCACTCTTCACCGCAATCCAGGAGGGAGCGTTCAGACCGGGCCGTATCGAGGACCGATTCGAAACCATCGGATTCGTCGTCGACCTCGACCTGTTGTACGCGACCTATCAGGATCCTATCACGCAGACCGCGCAGCGACTCGCCACTGGCACACTCTCCGTCATCGGCGGCCTCCCGGGTGTGCTGATTGGGCTCACCGTGACAGGTTTTGTCCTCTTCGCACTGTTACGCGACGGCGACCGGTTCGTCGCGTGGCTGGAATCGGTCGTCCCCGTCGACGATCGTGTACAGCGAGAACTGTTCGTAGAGCTCGACCACCTCATGTGGGCCTCCGTCGTGGGTAACGTCGCTGTCGCGGGCATCCAAGCCGTGCTGTTGGGAATCGGACTAGCACTCGTTGGTATGTCCGGGGTCGTCTTCCTGACCGTCGCGACCTTCGTCCTCACGCTGCTCCCGCTCATCGGCGCGTTCGGTGTCTGGGTGCCAGTTTCGGTCTATCTTCTTCTGGTCGGACGGCCCGTGGCAGCGAGCGCGATACTGGTGTATGGTTCGATAATTAGCGTCTCCGACATCTACCTTCGGCCAGTAATCATCGGTCGGAGCGGGGCGATCAATGCGGCGACCATCGTGGTGGGCATTTTTGGGGGACTCGTCGTGTTTGGTGCGATTGGCCTGTTCATCGGCCCCGTAGTCCTTGGGGGAGCGAAAATCATACTCGACCTATTCGCCCGGGAGAACGCGCAACCGGTCGCCGACTAA
- a CDS encoding CBS domain-containing protein: protein MDIFEILSTEFTEFDIGTPLSKVAGAFENQELDAVVVTDGDEYRGVVSRRQLASSSNQPSAKVGSQAQHVPTVERTEDVREVARLMIGSDAKTLPVLDDDRVVGVVTGDSVLEAVRPFLDAVTVDDAYTTELISATPETTIGKALNMLREAGIAHLPVVDGDDLVGMVSLYDVIEFTTRGGSKSQGGSSSGFGGRGGSGQNRGGFGAREGDADRMLDLPVRNLMSDTVTTVERSAPLDGVVETMFEREISSLVVTADDTDEPIGIITKTDVIQALTWERDDQNAVQVFGLDLLEGMDYDDVSALIERMTSKYGEMSVIKASIELQEHKEQSRGVPLVLARIRLVTDRGYFTADGEGYGASHALRLAANAVERQLLKGKTYGHSKKHPDTDEQEQLYGWWLGG, encoded by the coding sequence ATGGATATCTTTGAGATTCTCTCGACGGAGTTCACCGAGTTCGACATCGGAACCCCGCTCTCGAAGGTCGCCGGAGCGTTCGAGAACCAGGAACTCGATGCCGTCGTCGTAACAGACGGCGACGAGTATCGCGGTGTCGTTAGCCGTCGACAGCTGGCGTCCTCGTCCAACCAGCCCTCGGCGAAGGTCGGCTCACAGGCACAGCACGTCCCGACTGTCGAGCGCACCGAGGATGTCCGCGAGGTCGCGCGGCTCATGATCGGCAGCGACGCCAAAACGCTCCCCGTACTCGACGACGACCGTGTCGTCGGCGTAGTGACCGGCGATTCGGTCCTCGAGGCCGTCCGTCCGTTTCTCGACGCAGTGACCGTCGACGATGCCTACACAACGGAGTTGATCAGTGCGACCCCTGAAACCACGATCGGGAAAGCACTCAATATGCTTCGAGAAGCCGGGATCGCCCATCTCCCAGTCGTTGACGGGGACGACCTCGTGGGGATGGTGAGCCTGTACGACGTCATCGAGTTCACGACGCGAGGCGGCAGCAAGAGCCAGGGCGGTTCGTCGAGCGGCTTCGGTGGCCGCGGCGGTAGTGGGCAGAACCGTGGTGGGTTCGGCGCGCGCGAGGGCGATGCCGACCGGATGCTCGATCTCCCGGTACGGAACCTGATGTCCGATACAGTTACGACGGTCGAGCGGAGCGCACCGCTCGACGGGGTCGTCGAGACGATGTTCGAGCGGGAGATCTCCTCGCTCGTCGTCACGGCCGACGATACCGACGAGCCGATCGGTATCATCACGAAAACGGACGTCATCCAGGCGCTCACCTGGGAGCGCGACGACCAGAACGCCGTGCAGGTGTTCGGGCTCGACCTGCTGGAGGGGATGGACTACGACGATGTCTCCGCGCTGATCGAGCGCATGACCTCGAAGTACGGCGAGATGAGCGTGATCAAGGCCAGCATCGAACTGCAGGAGCACAAGGAACAGAGCCGGGGTGTGCCGCTGGTACTCGCACGGATTCGACTGGTAACCGACCGTGGCTACTTCACTGCCGATGGGGAGGGATACGGTGCCTCCCACGCCCTCCGTCTCGCAGCGAACGCTGTCGAACGCCAACTCCTCAAGGGGAAGACCTACGGCCACTCGAAGAAGCATCCCGACACTGACGAGCAGGAACAGCTCTATGGCTGGTGGCTTGGCGGGTGA
- a CDS encoding DUF7539 family protein, whose protein sequence is MAEFPDERQLVLRARSQLDQWTKSARKEAYAELFEGDEPVLSPEEVQLLDALDSELERQGGDGVWGTDQYGIHTAGTSSSDSSLGVVCVYHPQITKDSVLRGGDNLDDETEERLNAALWQYSERVATLIEAELDEFVRQTQS, encoded by the coding sequence ATGGCCGAGTTTCCAGACGAACGACAGCTCGTACTACGGGCGCGTTCCCAGTTGGACCAGTGGACGAAGAGTGCCCGAAAAGAGGCGTACGCTGAACTGTTCGAAGGCGACGAACCTGTACTCTCCCCTGAAGAGGTGCAACTCCTCGACGCGCTCGACTCGGAACTGGAGCGACAGGGCGGCGATGGTGTCTGGGGGACCGATCAGTACGGAATCCACACAGCGGGGACCTCGAGTTCGGATTCCTCGCTTGGCGTCGTCTGCGTGTACCACCCACAGATCACCAAGGATTCCGTCCTCCGTGGGGGAGACAACCTCGACGACGAGACCGAAGAGCGACTCAACGCAGCACTCTGGCAATACAGCGAGCGCGTCGCGACACTCATCGAAGCAGAACTGGACGAGTTCGTTCGTCAAACACAGAGTTAA